The following proteins come from a genomic window of Rutidosis leptorrhynchoides isolate AG116_Rl617_1_P2 chromosome 10, CSIRO_AGI_Rlap_v1, whole genome shotgun sequence:
- the LOC139871142 gene encoding uncharacterized protein, which produces MGESQSFTHERCTGRGELLEKPLFAFWNSKGGTHFANHLLEKVLKKYGIIHKFSTAYHPQTSGQVENTNRALKRILEKTVNDNPKIWQQVEHRAYWALKNVNMDLEKAGENRLVQLNELDELRLDAYENSFSYKEKTKCWHDARL; this is translated from the exons atgggcgaaagccaAAGCTTTACCCACGAACGATGCACGGgtcgtggtgaacttcttgaaaaacctCTTTTCGCGTTTTGGAATTCCAAAGGTGGCACCCACTTTGCTAATCACCTTCTCGAAAAGGTGTTAAAGAAGTATGGCATCATTCACAAATtctccaccgcttatcacccacaaacgAGTGGGCAAGTGGAGAATACTAATCGTGCTTTGAAGCGTATCCTTGAGAAAACGGTTAATGATAATCCGAAGATATGGCAAC AGGTAGAGCATAGAGCTTATTGGGCGTTGAAAAATGTTAATATGGATCTTGAGAAGGCTGGTGAAAACAGGCTTGTGCAACTAAATGAGTTAGATGAGTTAAGGTTAGATGCATATGAGAACTCCTTTTCATATAAGGAGAAAACTAAATGTTGGCACGATGCCCGTTTATGA